Sequence from the Mycoplasma cottewii genome:
ATCGTTAATTTGTTCATTTGTTAGTTCAGAATTTACTGAACTATCAACAACTTTATTACATGAAACAACTAATAAACTGGGAACAACTACTGATGATACACCTGTTAACACTAATAGTTTATTTAGTAACTTCATATTTAATTTCCTTTCTTTTCAAAAACAATTAACTGAAACTGTAATCTTCAGTTATAACATCATAACCAAATTCTTTTAACTGTTGTATTAAACCAGTAGCACTAGGGTCTACTACAATTTGTTTTCTTGATTTTAAGATTTCATTATATTCAAAATATTTTGCTAAATTATCTAAACCAGAACGTTCTAATTTATCAGTTCCTTTTATTTCTATTTTTGTTGTTCCAGCACCATTGCTAAACATTATCTTAGGTTTTTCAAAAGGATTACTAGTATCTAAGTGTTGTAAGTTAGCGTTATTTAATTCGTCTGTTGAAATTTCAAATGCTTCTTGGTTATTAAATAAAGTTAATCTTTTAATTAATCTTGCTTTGTTAGTAGAATTTTGTGAATCATGGAATTCTAAACCTCTTAAAGATTTTATTTTTGTAACTCGGCTAAAATCTAAACCAGTTGGATAACTATTATCACCTTGTTGTTGATCTGGATTTAGTCCTGATCCATGTCTTCCTTGGAAGAATGGTTCATTATTTCTAGCATAATACACCATTCTTAATCCTAGATTAATTCTTCTAAAATCGTTTATATTACTATAATCTTCTTCATCAAAAGCGATTGTATCAAATGTAATTCTTGTAGCAATTTCTAATCCTCTAGCATAATCTGCACTTACATTGTAGTCTAAAGTGTTTATAAATGAAGTATTTCTTAAAGATCAAGGGTTAAATGATCAACTATCTCTTAATGAGTTTCCTGTTGTATATAATGATAATTCTTTAATTTTTTTATGTTCTAAAGCTATTAAACTTGAGGTATTTGTTTGTCTATCTGAAAAGAATAATTCTAGCTGTGGTAAGTTCTCAGGAAGAGCTCTTAAAATATGTCTAAATGGTTGACCACCATCATCTCTTCCCATGTTAAAAATTCTATATGAAGTAATTTCAACACCATCTTTTTGTAATTCTTTAATTAGGCTTTCTATTCTTTGATATGCTTTAGTATTAGCAGCATCAACTTCAACAACATAACCATTATTTAATAAACCTTCGATTTTTGGATTTCTTGTTAGTTCAAAAATGTTTATTCCTGAATTTGATTCAATATTATATTTATTAAATGTTGGATCGGTATTTACATCAATTTTTCCTTTTGTTCATCCAGGATAAGTACCGTTTCTAACATCTTCAGCAGATCTTGTGTATGGTGAGTTGTAATTAAAAACCCTTCTTTCAAGATTGTCTCTAGTAATTCGGCTAGTTACAGTGTTATATCTATCTGGAATGTTATATCCATAAGAATCAATTACTCCATCTTCATTAATATATGCATTTCTAGGATCTAAAGCTAAACCTTCTTTTAAATAAGCTTCAGCTCTTGATCCAATTGTTGTAAATTTTGTACTATCTAAATTAGCTAATAATCATGCATATTTGGCTTCTTTAGTTTTGAATGTTGCTATCATTTGATCATATATTTTTTGAGCATCATCTTTTAAGAATTTTTTTACATTTGGAGAATCAAATAATTTACCAAATCTTTGAACTAAATTCTCTCAAGTATCTTTATTATTTCTTAAAATTGCTCCAGCAGTTTCAGATCCTTCATTTCTAGCAAAAGTATCAGTAATAACTTTAAAAGCACTATCATTTAACAATCCAGTACCTTGTGCATTTAAGGCTTGATTTCTAACAGCGTCTCTTAGTTCTTGAGTTACATTAACACTAACGATTCTTTCAACTGTAACATTTGTATAACCGCTAGGATTAGCAATACCATTAGTTGTATCATATGTAGTTGGAGTAAAAGTTGGTTTACCGCTAACAACAGCTCTTACTGATGTTCCTGCAATTTCAATTGTTGTTTCATATTCTCCTGGTTTAATTTCTGGTTTAGGTTTAGTTTCATTTTCAACTACTCTTGGAACTTCTGGAGTTGGAAC
This genomic interval carries:
- a CDS encoding putative immunoglobulin-blocking virulence protein — protein: MHIKKKKNKTLLLLIIGLVSSSTVLSAIVYNAVSDGSIAKITSTIGQTDAELQPVNGNVNVNVAARDTNIDKIIKEELVKPEPTRKEETETVPTPEVPRVVENETKPKPEIKPGEYETTIEIAGTSVRAVVSGKPTFTPTTYDTTNGIANPSGYTNVTVERIVSVNVTQELRDAVRNQALNAQGTGLLNDSAFKVITDTFARNEGSETAGAILRNNKDTWENLVQRFGKLFDSPNVKKFLKDDAQKIYDQMIATFKTKEAKYAWLLANLDSTKFTTIGSRAEAYLKEGLALDPRNAYINEDGVIDSYGYNIPDRYNTVTSRITRDNLERRVFNYNSPYTRSAEDVRNGTYPGWTKGKIDVNTDPTFNKYNIESNSGINIFELTRNPKIEGLLNNGYVVEVDAANTKAYQRIESLIKELQKDGVEITSYRIFNMGRDDGGQPFRHILRALPENLPQLELFFSDRQTNTSSLIALEHKKIKELSLYTTGNSLRDSWSFNPWSLRNTSFINTLDYNVSADYARGLEIATRITFDTIAFDEEDYSNINDFRRINLGLRMVYYARNNEPFFQGRHGSGLNPDQQQGDNSYPTGLDFSRVTKIKSLRGLEFHDSQNSTNKARLIKRLTLFNNQEAFEISTDELNNANLQHLDTSNPFEKPKIMFSNGAGTTKIEIKGTDKLERSGLDNLAKYFEYNEILKSRKQIVVDPSATGLIQQLKEFGYDVITEDYSFS